A part of Geothrix oryzae genomic DNA contains:
- a CDS encoding RrF2 family transcriptional regulator yields the protein MIGISRQTDYAARLVLHLASLPEGTRASIAEIAEARLLPAPFVRRLIGGLAKAGILQTTRGTGGGIALARPASEISLLDVVTALEGPIVLNQCLDGHHHCPLAHGCPIQAAWAEAARTLETHLAGVRFDALARSPETHLAAHLRCHSALRTQAASSCS from the coding sequence ATGATCGGCATCTCCAGACAGACGGATTACGCGGCGCGGCTGGTGCTCCACCTGGCCTCGCTGCCGGAGGGGACGCGGGCCTCCATCGCGGAGATCGCCGAGGCCCGCCTCCTCCCCGCGCCCTTCGTCCGCCGCCTCATCGGCGGCCTGGCCAAGGCGGGCATCCTCCAGACGACCCGGGGCACGGGAGGCGGCATCGCCCTGGCCCGCCCCGCGTCGGAGATCTCCCTCCTGGATGTGGTGACCGCCCTGGAAGGCCCCATCGTCCTCAACCAGTGCCTGGACGGCCATCACCACTGCCCGCTGGCCCACGGCTGCCCCATCCAGGCGGCCTGGGCCGAGGCCGCCCGCACCCTGGAGACCCACCTGGCCGGCGTGCGCTTCGATGCGCTGGCCCGCTCCCCGGAGACCCACCTCGCCGCCCACCTGCGCTGCCACTCGGCGCTCAGGACCCAGGCGGCGTCGAGCTGTTCCTGA